In Methanocella paludicola SANAE, the sequence ACCGGGTCGCCGACCTTTACATCCACGATAAAGGCATGCGTGACGTGGCAAAGCGCTATGTCGTTAACCCGGAGCACCCTCCTGTCGCCTACGACTCGGAGCTCGCCTACGCGAAAATAACATTAACGCTCCAGGCCGCCGTGTGGGACACTTCGTTCGCCCTCGTCAGCGCAGAAAGGCAGGAGACCGGCGAGGACGCCCGCATCGGAAAATACCTGCTCATGGCCACGGACGATGAGTCCGTGAAGGCCCTGCGTCTGCTCGTGGAGAGCGGCAGGCTCGACCTTGCCAGGACCCTGGCGATGGAATCGAAGGCCCGCAAGGGCACATTTATTGTCGCCGCGCTGCATGGCTCGTCCACGGACCACGTCGCCCTGGGGTTCGTCCTGGGCGCGGAGAAAGGGGAGCTTGAAGCCTTTACGGAAAACGGCAATAAGCCCCTGTACGTCTTCTTTAAGGGCAGTGCTGCCGACGGTAAGCTCACCGGATTCCCGCTCAACATTAAAATATAGCCAGCGTAAAAAGTGATAGTGTATGCGTAAGGATGAAGAGATCGAGAGGACGCTGAGAGTTTATTCAAGATCGAGCACCTTCGAGTACATCCCCCGCTCCAAAAAGGAGGACGACTACGTGGTCGCCCGCCCCATGAAGGCGCCGAAGTGCGTCGTCTGCGGGAAGACGGAGCCGGAGCCTTTCGAGTGTGAGTTCTGCCACGAGTACTACTGCGAGGAGCATCTGCCGCCTGAAAAGCATGAGTGCCCGGGGCTCCGCGAGGAGCCTGTTTCGCCCGAGGAAGAGGCGGCCATGAAGAGGGCGATCGTGGCAAGGATGGAGAACATCATCGGAAAGCTGCCGGTCGTATACTTGCTTATAGATAGCGCGAAGCCCGGGGAGCTCAAGGAGTTACTGGAGGCTCTCGAGAAGATGGAGGGCGTGCTGGCGGGCATTGCCGACCGCGAGGGCGAAGAATAGGCAAGAGAACAAACATTTAAATATTAATATAATTAATATGAAGGTAGTCCCGTTACCGGAAAATCTTAAATAGTATCAACGAAGATTTACGACAGCCGTTTTTTGATGTCGCGGTATCCAAGCCTGGTATGGAGCAGGTTTGCTAAACCTGTGCTCTTCGGAGCTCCGGAGTTCAAATCTCCGCCGCGGCGCTTCTATTTATCTAAAAAGGTCTGTTCCGCATTTTATCTTACGCAACAGTTCCTTGTCCTCTTCGGTCATTTTCGCGTCAGAGCAGATATGATACAGGCAAACCGGGCTTCTTAGCTCTCTTGGTAATATGCACCCGGCGCCTTCCCGGCAGAACCCGTCCCGGGCATCGCAAAACGAGGCCATCTTTCTTGCAGAGTCCTCGTCCAGCGTCCGGCCTTCCCGCTGCCAGTGCCCGCAGGTGTCGACGCAGTCCTGGCAGCAGGCGCCCTCTCTTACGTGAATGTACCGGCAAAAGCTCTCGCCGTCGCCGCAGTCGAAGTCGATGGCCCCGGTCCGCTTCGCCAGCCCCCGGTATGTGTCCACATCGTGGCCGCGTATGCGCTTCTCACCCTTCGGGACGACCCCGATCCCGAGGCGGGAGAGCAATTGCTCGAACTCGTCATACCGCATGATCGCTGTCCTCAGGCCTGAGGTTTGTAGTCTTCCCGGGCGGGAGAAAAGACCTCGACGGCCACCGAGTCCTCAAGGATGGCAGCCCCGTGCTCGACGTTGCCGGGAATTGACCAGCTATCGCCGGGCTTCATGTCGTACGGCTCTCCGTCGATGGTAAGTATGATGTGGCCCGACACGAGATAGCCCGTCTGCTCCTGCGGGTGCTTATGCGCGGGCAGCGTCTTGCCCTTCTTGAGCCGGAACTCGGTCATCATCGTGTTCATGCCGTATACCAGCGTTTTGCGCCCGATACCGTCCATTGCCTGGATATAGCCATCTCCGGAAGCCTTCTTTACCATATGATCAGCCACAAGATCACGAACCTTATCAATAATTACTTAAGTTCCATATAATACTTTCAGGATACTATAG encodes:
- a CDS encoding YkgJ family cysteine cluster protein, which produces MMKKVIRDFECAMCGGCCASQDLVQLTTYELYRLSRSLQMEPAEFFDKYCVVTATSLNPMPHLYIKTVNGACPFLKDNKCSVHESRPYACQAYPMRVYWVLTRDMKDFVRAHYKLEDSCSLFKLDDNDVLLGDFELLSRQTIAYWVDDAYFSMAGGTVDLSVPYRVADLYIHDKGMRDVAKRYVVNPEHPPVAYDSELAYAKITLTLQAAVWDTSFALVSAERQETGEDARIGKYLLMATDDESVKALRLLVESGRLDLARTLAMESKARKGTFIVAALHGSSTDHVALGFVLGAEKGELEAFTENGNKPLYVFFKGSAADGKLTGFPLNIKI
- a CDS encoding AN1-type zinc finger domain-containing protein, giving the protein MRKDEEIERTLRVYSRSSTFEYIPRSKKEDDYVVARPMKAPKCVVCGKTEPEPFECEFCHEYYCEEHLPPEKHECPGLREEPVSPEEEAAMKRAIVARMENIIGKLPVVYLLIDSAKPGELKELLEALEKMEGVLAGIADREGEE
- a CDS encoding cupin domain-containing protein, with the protein product MVKKASGDGYIQAMDGIGRKTLVYGMNTMMTEFRLKKGKTLPAHKHPQEQTGYLVSGHIILTIDGEPYDMKPGDSWSIPGNVEHGAAILEDSVAVEVFSPAREDYKPQA